Proteins encoded together in one Chryseobacterium sp. G0201 window:
- the leuS gene encoding leucine--tRNA ligase — protein sequence MFYDHQQIEKKWQKYWEDNQTYKTSNNTDKPKFYVLDMFPYPSGAGLHVGHPLGYIASDIYARYKRHQGFNVLHPVGYDSFGLPAEQYAIQTGQHPAITTEKNINRYEEQLRKIGFSFDWSREVRTSDASYYKWTQWIFIELFHSWYNKNTDKAESINTLIKHFEEKGSLDLNANQNDELNFTAEEWKEASEIDKEDILLNYRLSYRAETTVNWCPALGTVLANDEVKDGKSERGGFPVFQKKMMQWSMRISAYSERLLQGLKTLDWPQPLKDAQEYWIGKSQGAQVKFNIDLHDEIVEVFTTRPDTIFGATFMVLAPENPLVETITTAEQKAEVDTYIEETSKKTERDRMSDVKNVSGAFTGSYAINPFSNEKMPIYISDYVLMGYGTGAVMAVPAHDERDHRFAKKFNLEIKKVVETEEDVQEKSFDSKTSVCVNSDFLNGLSYDEAKALIIDAVEKKGIGHGTTNYRQRDAIFSRQRYWGEPVPIYYKDGMPYTLPNSALPLALPEVEKYLPTEDGDPPLGNSKTFAWDEANQKEVATDLIDDKTIFPLELSTMPGWAGSSWYFLRYMDPNNDEVFANKELTDYWGQVDLYIGGSEHATGHLLYSRFWNMFLKDRGYITQDEPFQKLINQGMILGMSAFIYRIDGTNKIVSKNLAKDYQTQKIHIDIAFLKGTSDELDVDAFRNWRSEFANAEFILEDGKYITDREVEKMSKSKYNVVNPDDICEEYGADGLRLYEMFLGPLEQSKPWNTQGLSGVYGFLKKFWNLYFNGEVFEVSDEEPTKAEYKVLHTLIKKVVYDIENFSFNTSVSSFMIAVNELQKIKCNKRNILEPLAVIISPYAPHICEELWNLLGHDTSIEFEKFPELNETYLIEDEIEYPVSINGKMKFKLSLSAQFSAKEVEDLVINDEKIQQILEGKTPKKIIVVHHRIVNIVI from the coding sequence GTGTTTTACGATCATCAGCAGATAGAAAAAAAGTGGCAGAAATACTGGGAAGACAATCAAACGTACAAAACTTCCAATAACACAGACAAACCAAAATTTTATGTTCTCGATATGTTTCCGTATCCATCGGGGGCGGGACTTCATGTAGGTCACCCGCTTGGGTATATTGCATCAGATATCTATGCGAGATATAAAAGACATCAGGGTTTTAATGTTCTCCACCCTGTTGGTTACGACAGTTTCGGACTGCCTGCTGAGCAATATGCAATTCAGACAGGGCAGCACCCTGCGATCACTACAGAAAAAAATATCAACAGATATGAAGAGCAATTAAGAAAAATTGGTTTTTCATTCGACTGGAGCAGAGAAGTAAGAACTTCTGACGCTTCATATTATAAATGGACACAATGGATTTTCATTGAATTGTTCCATTCTTGGTATAATAAAAATACAGACAAGGCAGAATCTATCAACACTTTGATCAAACATTTTGAAGAAAAAGGATCATTAGATTTAAATGCCAATCAAAACGATGAATTAAATTTCACAGCAGAAGAATGGAAAGAAGCTTCTGAAATTGATAAAGAAGATATTCTGTTAAATTACCGTTTGTCTTACAGAGCGGAAACGACTGTTAACTGGTGTCCTGCTCTAGGAACAGTTCTGGCAAACGACGAAGTGAAAGACGGAAAATCCGAAAGAGGAGGTTTCCCTGTTTTCCAAAAGAAAATGATGCAGTGGAGCATGAGAATTTCTGCATACTCTGAAAGATTGTTGCAAGGTCTTAAAACATTAGACTGGCCACAACCTTTGAAAGATGCCCAGGAATACTGGATCGGAAAATCTCAAGGAGCGCAGGTTAAATTTAATATCGATTTACACGACGAGATCGTTGAGGTTTTCACAACAAGACCTGATACGATTTTCGGAGCAACATTTATGGTGTTGGCGCCGGAAAATCCTTTAGTGGAAACCATTACTACAGCAGAACAAAAAGCTGAGGTAGACACTTATATTGAAGAAACTTCCAAGAAAACTGAAAGAGACAGAATGTCTGACGTGAAAAACGTTTCAGGTGCTTTCACGGGAAGTTATGCGATCAATCCTTTCAGTAATGAAAAGATGCCGATCTATATTTCAGATTACGTATTGATGGGTTACGGAACGGGAGCTGTAATGGCTGTTCCTGCACATGACGAGCGTGATCACAGATTTGCAAAGAAATTTAATTTAGAAATTAAAAAAGTTGTAGAAACTGAAGAAGACGTTCAGGAAAAATCTTTTGATTCTAAAACCAGCGTTTGTGTAAATTCAGATTTCTTGAATGGTTTAAGCTATGACGAAGCAAAAGCATTAATTATAGATGCCGTTGAGAAAAAAGGAATTGGTCACGGAACAACGAATTACAGACAACGTGATGCTATTTTCTCAAGACAGCGTTATTGGGGCGAGCCGGTTCCTATCTATTATAAAGATGGAATGCCTTACACGTTGCCAAATTCTGCTTTACCATTAGCACTTCCTGAAGTTGAAAAATATTTACCAACAGAAGACGGGGATCCGCCATTAGGAAATTCAAAAACTTTTGCTTGGGATGAAGCAAACCAGAAAGAGGTTGCTACAGATTTAATTGATGATAAAACGATATTTCCATTAGAGTTATCTACAATGCCGGGTTGGGCAGGAAGCTCATGGTATTTCCTTAGATATATGGATCCTAATAATGATGAGGTTTTTGCTAATAAAGAATTAACTGATTATTGGGGACAAGTAGATTTATATATTGGAGGTAGCGAACATGCAACCGGTCACTTATTATATTCTCGTTTCTGGAATATGTTCTTAAAAGACAGAGGATATATTACTCAAGATGAGCCTTTCCAAAAATTGATCAACCAAGGGATGATTTTAGGGATGAGTGCTTTCATTTATAGAATTGACGGGACTAATAAAATTGTTTCTAAAAATTTAGCAAAGGATTATCAAACACAAAAAATACATATTGATATCGCTTTTTTAAAAGGTACTTCTGATGAGCTTGATGTTGATGCTTTTAGAAATTGGCGTTCAGAATTTGCAAATGCAGAATTTATTTTAGAAGATGGAAAATACATCACAGACCGCGAAGTAGAAAAAATGTCCAAATCAAAATACAATGTTGTAAATCCTGATGATATCTGTGAAGAGTACGGAGCAGACGGGTTGAGATTGTATGAAATGTTCTTAGGACCGTTAGAACAATCCAAGCCTTGGAACACGCAAGGTCTAAGTGGAGTTTACGGTTTCCTGAAAAAATTCTGGAATCTGTATTTTAATGGCGAGGTTTTTGAAGTTTCTGACGAAGAACCTACAAAAGCAGAATATAAAGTATTACATACATTGATAAAGAAAGTAGTTTACGATATTGAAAACTTCTCTTTCAACACTTCTGTGTCTTCATTTATGATTGCTGTAAATGAATTACAGAAAATAAAATGTAACAAACGCAATATTCTTGAACCTTTAGCCGTTATCATCTCGCCATATGCTCCTCACATCTGTGAAGAGCTTTGGAACCTACTGGGACACGATACTTCTATTGAATTTGAGAAATTTCCGGAATTGAATGAAACGTACTTAATAGAAGATGAAATTGAGTATCCGGTGAGCATAAATGGTAAAATGAAGTTTAAATTATCCCTATCTGC
- a CDS encoding lipocalin family protein, which produces MKKLALLFAGLSLFVATGCNNDDDTPAEAPLVGVWQPLKEVITTIETGEQPISDLITYTDCQKQSRWRFNTEVVGKRTEWNDTATPGQCAISSDRNFNYTYDKGEKTIQIKYQGTVEPSNGKVITLNETTLNLSIREETSDPTVYKTRTYTFKRIPQ; this is translated from the coding sequence ATGAAGAAATTAGCATTACTATTTGCAGGTTTATCATTATTCGTAGCTACGGGATGTAATAATGATGACGATACTCCGGCTGAAGCTCCACTTGTAGGTGTTTGGCAGCCACTAAAAGAAGTCATCACAACTATAGAGACGGGAGAACAGCCTATTTCAGATCTGATCACCTATACCGACTGTCAGAAGCAATCCAGATGGAGGTTTAATACTGAGGTAGTGGGTAAAAGAACTGAATGGAATGATACTGCTACACCGGGGCAGTGTGCTATTTCATCAGACCGAAATTTCAATTATACGTACGACAAAGGCGAAAAAACGATCCAGATAAAATATCAGGGAACAGTAGAGCCATCTAACGGGAAAGTAATTACCCTTAATGAAACTACGCTGAACCTCTCAATAAGAGAAGAAACTTCAGATCCTACCGTTTATAAGACCAGAACCTATACTTTTAAGAGGATTCCTCAATAA
- a CDS encoding acyltransferase family protein, with protein sequence MQDIAKNNFDFIRVLLAFIVFVGHLGYLSTSHSLEFLKHSPVEVGVFAFFIVSGFLIARSYERTSTLKKYVKKRLNRIVPAYLLVVVLCTVLLSLVSTVSFSEYFTSPQTLKYLLWNSVFMNFMAPNLPGVFGNGAVNGALWTLKIEMCFYFLVPVLFLFFGKDNKYRNISLIVFYFLSLAYLNYFEMTGKVEISRQIPGALCYFIGGMLVYFNFEKFIKHKNILFIIAILTVWIDLIFKIKLFSPIMISIIVLYVAYSFKFLNNFGKYGDFTYGIYIFHFPIIRVFATLGLFTNYNPYFMAFICMLVVVGVGVSSWHLYEKRFL encoded by the coding sequence ATGCAAGACATCGCGAAAAATAATTTTGACTTCATCCGTGTTCTCCTCGCTTTCATCGTTTTTGTTGGGCATTTAGGCTATCTAAGTACATCGCACTCATTAGAATTTCTAAAGCACAGTCCGGTAGAAGTAGGTGTTTTCGCATTTTTCATCGTCAGTGGTTTCTTGATCGCACGAAGCTATGAAAGAACGAGTACTTTAAAAAAATACGTCAAAAAGAGATTGAACAGAATCGTTCCTGCCTATTTACTGGTTGTGGTTTTATGTACCGTATTATTAAGTCTGGTAAGTACCGTTTCTTTTTCAGAATATTTCACGAGTCCGCAAACACTTAAATATCTTCTTTGGAATTCTGTATTTATGAATTTCATGGCTCCCAATCTTCCCGGAGTTTTCGGGAACGGAGCGGTAAATGGTGCACTTTGGACCTTAAAAATTGAAATGTGTTTTTACTTTTTAGTTCCGGTTCTCTTCTTGTTTTTTGGAAAGGATAATAAATATAGGAATATCAGTTTAATTGTATTTTATTTTCTGTCATTGGCCTATCTTAATTATTTTGAGATGACAGGAAAAGTAGAAATTTCAAGACAAATTCCCGGAGCATTGTGTTATTTCATTGGCGGAATGTTGGTTTATTTTAATTTTGAAAAATTTATTAAACATAAAAATATTCTTTTCATCATTGCCATTCTAACGGTTTGGATTGATTTGATTTTTAAAATTAAATTATTCTCACCCATCATGATAAGCATCATCGTTCTATATGTTGCCTATTCTTTTAAATTTTTAAATAACTTCGGGAAATACGGAGATTTCACGTATGGAATTTACATCTTCCACTTCCCTATTATCCGAGTATTTGCGACTTTGGGGTTATTTACCAATTACAATCCTTATTTCATGGCATTTATATGTATGCTGGTTGTAGTAGGTGTCGGAGTAAGTTCGTGGCACTTGTACGAAAAACGATTCTTATAA
- a CDS encoding glycosyltransferase family 2 protein, translated as MKELVSIITPCYNSAEFIEETIQSVLNQTYENWEWLITDDLSKDNTVEIIRKYNDPRIKLEALQQNGGAGNARNKSLERAQGRYIAFLDSDDLWYPKYLETMTNYMQENKVELVYCNYSRCDEHTMEPILKDFLADKIVTFSNLLKTCRLAPVSTVYDTKRVGKFFFPIKSKREDHVMWLNLLKEIPKGYPIKKTLAKYRMRENSVSRKKKNIIKDQYLVYKDFMGFSTVKSLYYTANWALNGFLKYSKIFN; from the coding sequence ATGAAAGAGCTTGTTTCCATCATCACTCCCTGCTATAATTCGGCAGAATTTATAGAAGAAACGATACAATCTGTACTCAACCAAACCTATGAAAACTGGGAATGGCTGATCACGGATGACCTTTCAAAAGATAATACAGTTGAAATTATCCGAAAATATAATGATCCGAGAATAAAACTGGAAGCTTTACAGCAAAACGGAGGCGCCGGAAATGCCAGAAATAAAAGTCTTGAAAGAGCCCAAGGAAGATACATTGCCTTCCTAGACTCCGATGATCTTTGGTATCCTAAATATCTGGAGACAATGACAAATTACATGCAGGAAAATAAGGTAGAACTTGTCTATTGCAACTATTCAAGGTGTGATGAGCATACAATGGAGCCTATTTTAAAGGATTTTCTTGCTGATAAAATCGTTACTTTTTCAAACTTGCTGAAAACCTGCAGACTTGCTCCGGTTTCCACAGTTTATGACACAAAAAGAGTCGGTAAATTTTTCTTTCCGATAAAAAGCAAACGAGAAGATCATGTGATGTGGCTGAATTTATTAAAAGAAATCCCAAAAGGTTATCCTATAAAAAAGACGTTAGCAAAATACAGAATGCGCGAAAACAGTGTTTCAAGAAAGAAGAAAAATATTATTAAAGACCAATATTTAGTATATAAAGATTTCATGGGATTTTCTACCGTAAAATCTTTGTATTACACGGCAAACTGGGCATTGAACGGATTTTTAAAATATTCTAAAATCTTTAATTAA
- a CDS encoding deoxyuridine 5'-triphosphate nucleotidohydrolase, which yields MEYSKEFKAALSNFSPVEKDRLIFRLLKKDKLLSKKLYFELIDTETTDDKRDAMEENVKEKVLLASKYIGNQKYFQTIIRKISAEITEHIKITTDKFGEVSLHILLINEILENNEDLGRQRFDNVYKLYLYIINKIFRALILVKKLDEDYWMEFDELLAELHKKINQNTYLQKLCINNSLDLNWLKCENIPDNLDKIMKEIKSQGFLR from the coding sequence ATGGAGTATTCAAAAGAATTTAAAGCCGCATTAAGTAATTTTTCTCCTGTAGAAAAAGACCGTCTTATTTTCAGATTGCTAAAAAAAGATAAACTTTTGTCTAAAAAACTGTATTTCGAATTGATCGACACGGAAACTACCGATGACAAGCGAGATGCAATGGAAGAAAATGTAAAGGAAAAAGTTCTTTTGGCTTCAAAATACATCGGAAATCAAAAATATTTCCAGACTATCATCAGAAAGATCAGTGCAGAAATAACGGAACATATAAAAATTACCACCGATAAATTCGGGGAAGTTTCTCTTCATATATTATTGATCAATGAAATTTTAGAAAATAATGAAGATCTCGGCAGACAAAGGTTTGACAATGTTTACAAACTTTATCTTTATATCATTAATAAAATTTTCAGAGCATTAATTTTAGTGAAAAAATTAGATGAAGATTACTGGATGGAATTTGATGAACTTCTAGCCGAGCTCCACAAAAAAATAAACCAAAATACGTATCTGCAGAAGCTTTGTATCAATAACAGTTTAGATTTAAATTGGCTGAAATGTGAAAATATTCCCGATAATTTGGATAAGATCATGAAGGAAATAAAAAGTCAGGGATTTTTAAGATAG
- a CDS encoding 3-deoxy-D-manno-octulosonic acid transferase, protein MSFLYTLFINLLIFGMKVFSLFNDKTKKGVEGRKQSLHIIKSKLSPSDKVIWMHAASLGEYEQGLPVLEELKEQFPTHKILVTFFSPSGYENVIKKKHIADVICYLPFDKKSTIKEFVFQFTTELFFTVKYDYWYNLLAELKGQGAKTYVISALFYENQSFFTSYGKWFVKQLQNNIDWFFHQTEMSFALAKSVGLKKSSIAGDTRFDRVKQLRERDNHVKFIKEFIDNKKTIVFGSSWSSEEKIAEIIFKANSDSKMIIAPHDLKRVQNLKQIFPDALLYSEITNQSSLSNRKLLIIDSIGLLSKLYSYADIAVVGGGFHDAGLHNILEAATFGMPVIFGNHYRKNPEADDLIKANGGKSFEEENVAADFVLFLMNSDNEEVLNEMSTNAKKFVDEKPNSTEIILKKILS, encoded by the coding sequence ATGTCTTTCCTTTATACCTTATTCATTAATCTTCTCATTTTCGGAATGAAGGTTTTTTCGTTGTTTAATGATAAAACTAAAAAAGGCGTTGAAGGAAGAAAACAATCATTACATATCATCAAATCTAAGCTTTCACCATCCGATAAGGTAATCTGGATGCATGCTGCAAGCTTAGGTGAATATGAACAAGGTTTGCCGGTTTTAGAGGAATTAAAAGAACAGTTCCCGACACATAAAATTCTCGTCACTTTTTTCTCTCCATCAGGGTATGAAAATGTGATTAAAAAGAAACATATTGCAGATGTTATTTGCTATTTGCCTTTCGATAAAAAATCAACCATAAAAGAATTTGTTTTTCAGTTTACAACTGAACTATTTTTTACGGTGAAGTATGATTATTGGTATAATCTTTTGGCCGAATTAAAAGGTCAAGGCGCAAAAACTTACGTTATTTCTGCCTTGTTTTATGAAAATCAATCTTTCTTCACTTCGTACGGGAAATGGTTTGTAAAGCAATTACAAAACAATATCGATTGGTTTTTTCACCAGACAGAAATGTCGTTTGCGCTTGCTAAAAGTGTGGGGTTAAAAAAATCTTCAATTGCCGGAGATACAAGATTTGATCGTGTAAAACAATTGCGGGAAAGAGATAATCATGTGAAATTTATTAAAGAATTTATTGATAATAAAAAAACAATTGTTTTCGGTAGTTCTTGGAGTTCGGAAGAAAAGATCGCGGAAATTATTTTTAAAGCAAATTCTGATAGTAAGATGATTATTGCTCCTCACGATTTGAAAAGGGTACAAAATTTAAAACAGATTTTTCCTGATGCCTTATTATATAGCGAGATTACAAATCAATCATCATTGAGCAATCGTAAATTATTGATCATCGACAGTATTGGTTTACTTTCAAAACTTTATTCTTACGCTGATATTGCGGTTGTAGGAGGTGGTTTCCATGATGCCGGCCTTCATAATATTTTAGAAGCAGCTACTTTCGGAATGCCTGTGATTTTTGGAAATCATTATAGAAAAAACCCTGAAGCTGATGATCTGATCAAAGCTAACGGTGGCAAATCTTTTGAAGAAGAAAATGTAGCAGCAGATTTCGTGTTATTTCTTATGAATAGTGATAATGAGGAAGTACTAAACGAAATGTCTACCAATGCCAAGAAATTTGTGGATGAAAAACCGAATTCAACAGAAATTATCCTAAAGAAAATTCTATCTTAA